From the genome of Lotus japonicus ecotype B-129 chromosome 6, LjGifu_v1.2, one region includes:
- the LOC130725557 gene encoding putative F-box protein At3g16210 has translation MLEIEEMSKEHIPEELVMKIFVRLPVKSILRFRTLNKSYNALTRETSFITKHLYHSIEKAEKNPNFLIFHQTNKLVNSTVFEDEQSQPHSIYLNPPFISVHVNNIGACSHFNGIIYLELFGVPLRPNPKILWNPGTREVRFLPFLPQMKPTLFTLFHGVHGFGVNPITNDFKVVNIIVDAEIWDGSDRKLIGQVYNLHSDSWKVVNAGVLAYFIYKSMFNAYLNGVYHWLAISSLRDHVEFVLCFDMSDDVFWKMNLPQFPSQEENNELCVSNHNVVVLNDHIGYVREYTMPFEIQFEMWVMNDYGVEGSWVRMFNIARGTGLGKILEIWKDDNDDVVVLGGEEHHPLVLYKIGQQQVVKEFNVCFRAEHHVVRYVESFLPLSGLVDEEA, from the coding sequence ATGCTAGAGATTGAAGAAATGTCTAAAGAACATATACCAGAAGAGTTAGTGATGAAAATCTTTGTTAGGCTCCCCGTAAAGTCTATACTGCGATTCCGAACCTTAAACAAATCCTACAATGCTCTCACCAGAGAAACCAGTTTCATCACTAAACATCTTTATCACTCCATTGAAAAGGCAGAAAAAAATCCTAACTTTCTGATCTTTCACCAAACAAACAAGCTTGTCAATTCAACAGTCTTTGAAGATGAACAATCACAACCCCATTCCATTTATCTGAATCCACCATTCATCTCAGTACATGTAAACAACATCGGAGCCTGCTCTCATTTCAATGGCATCATCTACCTTGAACTGTTTGGTGTTCCTCTTAGACCCAATCCAAAGATTCTCTGGAATCCAGGCACTAGAGAAGTAAGGTTTCTACCTTTCCTTCCTCAAATGAAACCCACGCTCTTTACCCTCTTCCATGGGGTACACGGGTTCGGTGTCAACCCCATAACAAATGACTTCAAGGTCGTAAACATTATAGTGGATGCAGAGATTTGGGATGGAAGTGATAGAAAACTCATTGGTCAGGTATACAACCTTCATTCTGATTCATGGAAAGTGGTTAATGCTGGTGTCCTTGCTTATTTCATATATAAATCCATGTTTAATGCTTATCTGAATGGGGTTTATCATTGGTTAGCCATATCTTCTCTACGTGATCATGTCGAATTCGTGCTATGTTTTGACATGAGTGATGATGTGTTTTGGAAAATGAACCTGCCCCAATTTCCGTCCCAAGAGGAGAATAATGAATTGTGCGTATCCAATCATAATGTTGTTGTTTTGAATGATCATATTGGTTATGTTAGGGAGTACACCATGCCTTTTGAAATTCAGTTTGAGATGTGGGTGATGAATGACTATGGGGTGGAAGGTTCCTGGGTCAGAATGTTTAACATTGCGCGTGGAACCGGTCTGGGCAAGATTTTGGAGATCTGGAaagatgataatgatgatgttGTTGTGCTGGGAGGGGAAGAACATCATCCATTGGTTTTGTACAAGATTGGTCAACAACAGGTGGTGAAAGAGTTTAATGTTTGCTTCAGAGCTGAGCATCATGTAGTTAGATATGTGGAAAGTTTTCTTCCCTTGTCTGGCTTGGTTGATGAGGAAGCTTGA